The Armatimonas rosea genome includes a window with the following:
- a CDS encoding glycosyltransferase family 9 protein has product MPSPAPSRLLVVKLSSLGDVVHTLPLIEALRHGGGPELHLAWAVRKAFAPLVLGNPHVSAVHVLEEKSLRATLAFGKTLKEERFDTALDPQGLFVSGLLALLSGAPRRIGLDKNREGNKLFLTDARIASTHRAHQVEKLAAFCDVLGYPRLAPRVQTYLAGDAPREKTWVGCIIGASTPDKTWPLERWKSLIAALEGRGLTPVLLGGPGAEAEAAAQVASAGCLNLAGKTKLPELAKTVAQCGVVIGADTGPLHLAVAVGTPVVGLYGVTDPARTGPGWGPAPAVVLDFVEKEAPPESRRPRHGTIPDALARIPAEAVLDAVERLLT; this is encoded by the coding sequence ATGCCTTCGCCTGCTCCGTCTCGTCTTCTCGTGGTCAAGCTCTCGTCGCTGGGCGATGTGGTCCATACACTGCCCTTGATCGAGGCGCTTCGTCACGGCGGAGGACCGGAGCTGCACCTCGCGTGGGCGGTGCGCAAGGCCTTTGCGCCGCTGGTGCTGGGCAACCCGCACGTCAGCGCGGTTCATGTCCTCGAAGAGAAGAGCCTCCGCGCTACCCTAGCCTTTGGCAAGACGCTCAAGGAGGAGCGCTTCGACACCGCGCTCGATCCCCAAGGGCTCTTTGTCTCGGGCTTGCTGGCGCTGCTCTCGGGGGCACCGCGCCGGATCGGGCTGGATAAGAACCGGGAGGGCAACAAGCTCTTCCTCACCGATGCCCGTATCGCCAGCACCCACCGGGCGCACCAGGTGGAGAAGCTCGCCGCCTTCTGCGATGTGCTGGGCTATCCCCGGCTCGCGCCGCGTGTCCAGACCTACCTCGCGGGAGACGCCCCACGCGAGAAGACCTGGGTGGGCTGCATTATCGGGGCGAGCACGCCCGATAAGACCTGGCCCCTGGAGCGCTGGAAGTCTCTGATTGCGGCGCTGGAGGGGCGCGGCCTGACGCCCGTCCTGCTGGGCGGCCCCGGCGCGGAGGCGGAGGCGGCCGCGCAGGTGGCGAGTGCGGGCTGCCTGAACCTGGCGGGCAAGACAAAGCTCCCCGAGCTGGCAAAGACGGTGGCGCAGTGCGGTGTGGTGATCGGGGCGGACACGGGACCGCTGCACCTTGCGGTCGCGGTGGGAACCCCGGTGGTGGGGCTCTACGGGGTCACCGATCCGGCACGCACCGGCCCTGGCTGGGGCCCCGCCCCCGCAGTTGTCTTGGACTTTGTCGAGAAAGAAGCCCCTCCGGAGAGCCGCCGCCCGCGCCATGGCACGATCCCCGATGCCCTTGCTCGCATCCCTGCGGAGGCGGTCTTAGACGCTGTCGAGAGGCTCTTGACATGA
- a CDS encoding acyltransferase family protein, whose amino-acid sequence MNTPPPRLSYATLDAWRGIASLMVVCFHTAGVHALHHPELKDRGIFWLAQFGWLGVQLFFVISGFCIANAAAISQARDPGVGSFFVARLRRIFPPYWCALLLTTLPLVVMQLRGAGTAETAGMLTGGNIFWNLTLTQLITKTPSIVAVSWTLCFELAFYLLVGGALAAFGKRLGVRAMLRALHGLTLLCLIAQLIFGDAVPYPFCMWAQFGFGVLVYDALTDPKSREPRVWAAVLALATLVLITTRDFYVANQPYRLSMVVTLLFAALLVGLHRFDTLTGAHRALRGLSVIGGFSYSLYLTHHYLLRIGLQIFERLRLPDPGGLVGLLFAIAFSVATAAVFYRFCEKPFLKKRPTKSL is encoded by the coding sequence ATGAACACCCCCCCGCCTCGTCTCTCCTATGCCACACTGGATGCCTGGAGGGGGATTGCGAGCCTGATGGTGGTGTGCTTCCACACGGCGGGAGTTCACGCCCTGCACCACCCCGAGCTCAAGGACCGCGGCATCTTCTGGCTGGCGCAGTTTGGCTGGCTGGGGGTGCAGCTCTTTTTTGTGATCAGCGGCTTCTGTATCGCCAATGCCGCCGCGATCTCCCAAGCACGCGACCCGGGTGTCGGCAGCTTTTTTGTCGCGCGCCTGCGCCGCATCTTCCCGCCGTACTGGTGCGCCTTACTCCTGACTACCTTACCGTTGGTGGTGATGCAGCTTCGTGGCGCAGGGACGGCAGAGACTGCGGGGATGCTGACGGGCGGGAATATCTTCTGGAACCTGACCCTCACGCAGCTAATCACCAAGACCCCGAGCATCGTGGCCGTAAGCTGGACGCTGTGCTTTGAGCTGGCTTTCTATCTGTTAGTGGGGGGGGCGCTGGCGGCATTTGGGAAGCGGCTGGGGGTCCGGGCGATGCTCCGGGCGCTCCACGGTCTGACACTTCTGTGCCTGATTGCGCAGCTGATCTTTGGGGATGCCGTGCCCTACCCATTTTGTATGTGGGCGCAGTTTGGCTTTGGCGTCCTGGTCTACGATGCGCTCACCGACCCCAAGAGCCGGGAGCCGCGGGTCTGGGCGGCGGTGCTCGCTCTAGCGACCCTCGTTCTTATCACGACCCGAGATTTCTATGTCGCCAACCAGCCCTATCGCCTGAGTATGGTGGTTACTCTGCTCTTTGCCGCTCTGTTGGTGGGCCTGCACCGCTTCGATACCCTCACGGGGGCACACCGCGCCCTCCGGGGGCTCTCGGTGATCGGCGGCTTTTCCTACAGCCTCTATCTCACGCACCACTACCTCCTGCGGATCGGGCTCCAGATCTTCGAGCGGCTCCGCCTGCCCGATCCGGGCGGGCTTGTGGGGCTGCTCTTTGCCATTGCCTTTAGCGTGGCGACTGCCGCTGTGTTCTACCGGTTCTGCGAGAAGCCGTTCCTTAAGAAGCGCCCGACAAAGTCCCTGTGA
- a CDS encoding ArnT family glycosyltransferase codes for MRQLLATILKHRTIFIIAFMIVAFLLRISAAVALRNIHLPPDKTFGADGIEFNLLGLQLIRGHGYAWESGQLTSFRAPGLPFLLAGLYSLVGENYVFSYLTFSLLGMFSCLFIFLTAEILLSKKLAILSALLSAFYFPHIYFSTVFASENLFIFLLSLGILLFTKNLKTESRYGLILSGLILGFSTLTRPFAILLLPAFLLVIVITHKKNVARAIFPAILYALSFTSIVAPWTIRNYLVHGKFVLVATNGGSTFYGGNNTTVATQPKLLGAWVSTTELPYRSMVDATPNEYAHDKMEWKLGIDWIRDHPLSIPVLFISKIIRFFLPDFNSGNKLMLLSNVIFSTPVLILCIIGIVKSLKTYRLFSTEWLVIHLAMTSTLITAIVFWGDPRFRDGTMIALILYATYGLSAILPKQLSSLFD; via the coding sequence ATGAGACAGTTACTTGCAACTATACTAAAGCACCGGACAATATTCATTATTGCCTTTATGATCGTCGCATTTCTCCTCAGGATCAGCGCGGCAGTTGCATTGCGTAATATACATCTCCCTCCCGACAAAACGTTTGGAGCTGATGGAATAGAATTTAACCTACTCGGCCTACAGCTCATACGCGGACATGGATACGCTTGGGAGTCCGGCCAGCTGACTTCCTTTAGAGCTCCAGGGCTGCCCTTTTTGCTTGCGGGACTGTATTCGCTTGTTGGTGAAAACTACGTATTTTCCTATCTCACCTTCAGCCTTTTGGGAATGTTTTCCTGTTTATTTATTTTTTTAACAGCCGAGATATTACTAAGCAAGAAGCTCGCTATACTGTCAGCACTTTTATCTGCATTTTATTTCCCTCATATATATTTCTCAACCGTTTTCGCAAGCGAGAACTTGTTTATATTCCTACTATCACTCGGCATACTGCTATTCACAAAAAACCTAAAAACAGAATCCAGATACGGCCTAATACTATCCGGGCTCATCCTTGGATTCAGCACATTAACTCGCCCGTTTGCAATTTTACTACTACCAGCGTTCCTCCTCGTTATCGTAATCACACATAAGAAAAACGTAGCTAGAGCAATTTTCCCTGCAATACTATACGCGCTCTCGTTTACCAGTATAGTCGCACCTTGGACTATACGTAATTATTTAGTGCATGGAAAATTTGTGCTGGTAGCAACAAATGGTGGATCTACGTTCTATGGTGGCAATAACACGACTGTCGCAACCCAGCCCAAGCTACTTGGTGCTTGGGTGTCCACAACGGAGCTACCTTATCGTTCGATGGTTGATGCGACACCTAACGAATATGCTCACGATAAGATGGAATGGAAACTAGGTATTGATTGGATTCGAGATCACCCTCTCTCTATCCCAGTATTATTCATTTCCAAGATAATCCGTTTCTTTCTTCCTGATTTCAACTCAGGAAATAAACTAATGCTTCTTTCGAACGTCATATTCAGCACACCCGTATTAATATTATGCATTATAGGAATCGTAAAATCATTAAAGACCTATAGGTTATTCTCAACAGAGTGGCTCGTCATCCATTTGGCAATGACCTCTACGTTGATTACAGCAATTGTGTTTTGGGGGGATCCGCGATTTCGTGATGGGACCATGATCGCTTTGATTCTCTATGCGACATATGGCCTGTCAGCTATTCTGCCAAAACAGCTATCTAGCCTGTTTGATTAG
- a CDS encoding glycosyltransferase family 2 protein: protein MRKTHRERLSDSETFKSKDFCLSVVIPVYNEIHTIKEILERVRNVDISKEVILVDDGSKDGTRDILKNDIEGFFPDVKVYYHDKNQGKGAATRTGIAQATGDYVVVQDADLEYDPNEFFVLLEPLLNGDADVVFGSRFLGSGPHRVCFFWHRVANALLTTLSNITTNLNLTDMEVCYKIFRRDVIQSIKLRANRFDFEPEVTAKVARWMDPTTGKRCRIYEVPISYYGRDYTEGKKIGLKDAFSAVWAILRYRFTD, encoded by the coding sequence TTGAGAAAAACACATCGAGAGAGACTATCTGACTCAGAAACTTTCAAAAGCAAGGATTTCTGTCTATCTGTCGTCATTCCCGTCTACAATGAGATCCATACGATCAAAGAGATCCTAGAACGGGTTCGTAATGTCGATATATCGAAAGAAGTTATCCTTGTCGACGATGGCTCCAAAGATGGAACTCGTGACATACTCAAGAATGACATTGAAGGCTTTTTTCCGGATGTAAAAGTCTATTACCATGATAAAAATCAAGGCAAAGGCGCTGCTACAAGAACGGGTATTGCCCAAGCAACAGGTGACTACGTTGTGGTGCAGGATGCAGATCTTGAGTACGACCCAAATGAGTTTTTTGTCCTCTTAGAGCCACTCTTAAATGGTGATGCAGATGTCGTCTTTGGCTCTCGTTTTTTGGGAAGTGGACCACATCGTGTTTGCTTCTTTTGGCATCGTGTTGCGAACGCCCTCTTAACCACATTATCGAATATCACAACAAATCTCAATCTTACCGATATGGAAGTGTGCTATAAGATATTTCGCAGAGACGTAATTCAATCCATAAAGCTTCGCGCGAATCGTTTTGATTTCGAGCCTGAAGTAACAGCAAAAGTAGCAAGATGGATGGATCCGACTACAGGTAAACGGTGTCGTATCTACGAGGTGCCGATCAGCTACTACGGCAGAGACTATACAGAGGGTAAAAAAATTGGCCTCAAAGATGCATTTTCAGCGGTCTGGGCTATTCTTCGGTATAGATTCACGGACTAA
- a CDS encoding cysteine desulfurase-like protein, protein MSFPIDTIRAQFPALANNPDLIFFDNPGGTQVPQSVIDAVSGYWATSCANVGGAFATSQRTDATVAAARAAMARLLGTPDPYEIVFGQSMTALTFHLARSFGETLSPGDEIIVTDLDHDANVAPWRELEAVGAVIRRVPFDPATGLLDMTALEAALTPGKTRLLAITAASNALGTIPDLAHAIGLAHAAGALVSVDAVQFVPHCPTDVRALNCDFLACSAYKFFGPHIGVLYGKREHLERLKPHKVRPAKTSIPHCWEQGTLNHECLAGVTAAVEYIESVGMDAMQRYEAELGTRLLEGLHRLPGVTVYGPGKSDRVPTVAFTVAGHTPRAVAEVLGAAGICTWSGNYYAVGVMETLSLPEGAVRVGLAHYNTVPEVERLLSILATLESK, encoded by the coding sequence ATGAGCTTTCCCATCGACACCATCCGGGCGCAGTTTCCGGCGCTGGCCAACAACCCCGACTTGATCTTCTTCGATAACCCAGGCGGAACCCAAGTGCCCCAGAGTGTGATCGATGCCGTGAGTGGGTACTGGGCGACCAGCTGTGCCAATGTGGGCGGCGCGTTTGCCACCAGCCAGCGCACCGATGCGACTGTCGCGGCGGCGCGGGCGGCGATGGCCCGGCTTTTAGGCACGCCCGATCCCTATGAGATTGTCTTTGGGCAGAGCATGACCGCGCTGACCTTTCATCTCGCCCGCTCGTTTGGGGAGACGCTTTCCCCCGGCGATGAGATCATTGTCACGGACCTAGACCACGATGCCAATGTCGCGCCCTGGCGGGAGCTAGAGGCGGTCGGGGCCGTGATTCGTCGTGTGCCCTTCGACCCGGCAACGGGCCTTCTGGACATGACAGCGCTGGAGGCGGCCCTCACACCGGGCAAGACCCGCCTGCTGGCGATCACCGCGGCCTCCAATGCCCTTGGCACGATCCCCGACCTAGCGCATGCCATCGGGCTCGCCCATGCCGCGGGGGCGCTGGTCTCTGTCGATGCCGTGCAGTTTGTCCCCCACTGCCCCACGGATGTCCGTGCGCTGAACTGCGACTTTCTCGCCTGCTCCGCCTACAAGTTCTTCGGGCCGCACATCGGTGTCCTCTACGGCAAGCGGGAGCACTTAGAGCGCCTTAAGCCCCACAAAGTCCGCCCCGCCAAGACCAGCATTCCCCACTGCTGGGAGCAAGGAACCCTCAACCACGAGTGCTTGGCAGGGGTAACCGCCGCGGTGGAGTACATCGAGAGTGTTGGCATGGACGCGATGCAGCGCTACGAAGCGGAGCTCGGTACCCGCCTTCTTGAGGGACTCCACAGGCTCCCCGGAGTCACGGTCTACGGGCCAGGCAAATCGGACCGGGTACCAACGGTCGCCTTCACGGTCGCTGGTCACACCCCGCGTGCCGTTGCTGAGGTACTCGGGGCTGCAGGGATCTGCACCTGGAGCGGTAACTACTACGCCGTCGGGGTGATGGAGACTCTCAGCCTCCCCGAGGGCGCGGTTCGGGTGGGACTGGCACACTACAACACCGTTCCCGAAGTAGAGCGCTTGCTAAGTATCTTGGCGACTCTGGAGTCCAAGTAG
- a CDS encoding BlaI/MecI/CopY family transcriptional regulator has protein sequence MRKKTNLGRAESEVLRFIAERHPISVREVAESFGDVRKTTILNVMERLREKGFLTREPREGIYQYSPTQTQASLMRGLVAEFVDTMLGGSVEPFAAYLAEKETLTETELARLKEIIAKLEEKP, from the coding sequence ATGAGAAAGAAGACAAACTTAGGGCGGGCGGAGTCGGAGGTGCTGCGCTTTATCGCGGAGCGGCACCCGATCAGTGTGCGTGAGGTCGCCGAGAGCTTCGGCGACGTGCGCAAGACGACGATCCTCAACGTGATGGAGCGCCTCCGGGAGAAAGGCTTTCTAACCCGCGAGCCCCGAGAGGGAATCTACCAGTACTCCCCGACCCAGACCCAAGCTAGCCTGATGCGTGGCCTGGTCGCCGAGTTTGTGGACACGATGCTCGGCGGCTCGGTCGAGCCCTTCGCCGCCTACCTCGCCGAAAAAGAGACCCTCACCGAGACCGAGCTGGCGCGCCTTAAGGAGATCATCGCCAAGCTGGAGGAGAAGCCATGA
- a CDS encoding carboxypeptidase regulatory-like domain-containing protein produces the protein MTETLLRTTFQSGVALLVIAVLCRLFSKLSPNIRCWLWRAGYLKCLVAFAVPITLSIPFLPPKTISTDFPITHTGSPVGHTDFSVTRTDLHLIRTDTPTIQKSSPVIHTTFLPTRMGFQSGQMMSILYLLGVGVAFMRLVVAAAQTRALLQKATQVSLPALPALCARFGLCRAPRVARLTGFSSPLLAFGTILLPEPALADEALIVAHELAHVKRRDLFWEGLGALVGVLLWFHPLVWWARREEKLAREQAADTLALAVTAAPRAEYARVLLTATLAHTPELAVGAFASPSRLRRRLEALAQPALPRRKATSLLLLACVLALPALIPWRAVARQQAAQGGVGLPRPDSPHPHFGMVRTKADQPLGDVLVRLVQVEVEPLTKKAHATVVAQTHTAPDGTFRFPENLTQASLRVLVDTPGYSPNYAPNEGMFFEPGRGWRITLEPATQWEVTILDKQGRPLSQQPLEVRQWGWGGLARQALEPERFQGTTDAQGTFRTEGLSAPGTMDRQSGQLVRLKDPRLVPVSLQTTKQGSRVFQKMVVIEGRTISGRVRDLQGRPVAGREVVLEQPGLMGTYFPSPSTTTDSQGRFTLVGARPAPCRVRLEVGRQESYAPVRSERLSLESGNLTGVELRLTPGGVVQGTVREKSRNQPLPGAGVRVDIAYSYTDTSQGKPVTRVDFQFAGFTRTDSQGRYTLHVPPGKTVKLSLEGTFSPRFPAPSARVFQGREGETHTIDFSPVSPMPLEGIVVDSTGKPVEGATVQEQHVMGIAATTNARGHFSIPEWQLPMGVYGGWASNDRGKRTKGVLVANDFQLFAQKGVLSGRATVGFNQKAPVRVVLVAGKVITVRGRVVSAFGEPLSGVKIRVMPLNPEPRDRENGLAPESLSLTTDADGRFEGLLHSVGKVMAAIWKEGWSHQSVRGMKVLPLGSTAELGTLQLTKADAVLAGKVVDRQGSPIAGVSLHVFGGAILTQTTKTDAAGRFFVSNIVPGSTLSANLAGMMKGKRVQAYRYRIPANRKDIVFCLDGPDGFSTR, from the coding sequence ATGACCGAGACCCTGCTTCGCACCACGTTCCAGAGCGGTGTCGCGCTTTTGGTAATCGCCGTCCTCTGCCGCCTCTTTTCCAAGCTCTCCCCAAACATCCGCTGTTGGCTCTGGCGTGCAGGCTATCTCAAGTGTCTTGTTGCTTTTGCTGTCCCAATCACGCTTTCGATACCTTTTCTTCCACCTAAAACCATTTCTACAGACTTTCCTATTACCCATACGGGCTCTCCTGTGGGCCATACAGATTTTTCAGTCACTCGTACGGACTTACATTTAATCCGTACAGACACACCGACGATACAAAAAAGCTCTCCTGTAATCCATACTACTTTTTTACCGACCCGTATGGGATTTCAAAGCGGGCAAATGATGAGCATACTCTATTTATTAGGCGTTGGCGTGGCGTTTATGCGGCTTGTGGTCGCCGCGGCGCAGACTAGAGCGCTTCTCCAGAAAGCCACACAAGTCTCTCTCCCCGCTCTGCCCGCCCTCTGTGCCCGCTTCGGTCTTTGTCGTGCGCCGCGAGTGGCCCGGCTTACGGGCTTTTCGAGCCCCCTGCTTGCCTTTGGGACGATCTTGCTGCCCGAGCCCGCGCTCGCCGACGAAGCGCTGATTGTCGCCCATGAGCTGGCGCACGTGAAGCGTCGCGATCTGTTCTGGGAGGGACTTGGTGCGCTTGTGGGCGTGCTGCTCTGGTTCCATCCGCTGGTCTGGTGGGCGCGGCGCGAGGAAAAACTCGCCCGTGAGCAGGCCGCCGACACCCTCGCGCTTGCCGTCACCGCTGCCCCCCGCGCCGAGTACGCCCGTGTGCTCCTCACGGCGACCCTCGCCCACACCCCGGAGCTCGCCGTGGGTGCGTTTGCGAGCCCATCGCGCCTTCGCCGCCGCCTGGAAGCGCTCGCTCAGCCCGCCCTGCCGCGGCGCAAGGCTACCTCGCTACTACTCCTCGCCTGCGTCTTGGCTCTGCCCGCACTGATTCCCTGGAGAGCGGTCGCGCGGCAGCAGGCAGCACAAGGGGGGGTGGGCCTTCCGCGTCCTGACAGCCCTCATCCCCACTTTGGAATGGTACGCACGAAGGCGGATCAGCCCTTGGGTGATGTTCTCGTGCGCCTTGTGCAGGTCGAGGTGGAGCCGCTCACTAAGAAGGCCCATGCCACGGTGGTTGCCCAGACACACACAGCACCCGATGGTACGTTTCGTTTTCCAGAGAACCTCACTCAGGCAAGCCTGCGGGTGCTGGTCGATACACCTGGCTACTCGCCCAACTACGCGCCCAACGAGGGGATGTTCTTCGAGCCGGGGCGTGGCTGGCGCATTACGCTGGAGCCTGCGACACAGTGGGAGGTAACTATCCTTGACAAACAAGGCCGCCCCCTGAGCCAGCAGCCCCTTGAGGTCCGGCAATGGGGATGGGGAGGACTTGCCCGACAAGCGCTAGAGCCCGAGCGCTTCCAGGGAACCACCGATGCCCAGGGGACCTTTCGCACCGAAGGGCTCAGTGCGCCCGGTACAATGGATCGGCAAAGTGGCCAGCTCGTGCGGCTCAAAGACCCTCGCTTGGTCCCTGTGTCCCTTCAAACAACCAAACAGGGAAGCCGGGTCTTCCAAAAAATGGTGGTTATTGAGGGGCGGACCATCAGCGGTCGAGTCCGTGACCTCCAAGGCAGGCCGGTGGCGGGGCGGGAGGTCGTGCTGGAGCAGCCAGGGTTGATGGGGACGTACTTTCCCAGCCCAAGTACCACAACAGACTCTCAGGGGCGCTTTACACTTGTCGGTGCACGGCCCGCGCCTTGCCGTGTACGCTTAGAGGTGGGACGTCAGGAGAGCTATGCCCCCGTGCGGAGTGAGCGTCTCTCGTTGGAGAGTGGCAACCTGACGGGTGTCGAGCTACGGCTCACTCCTGGGGGCGTGGTACAGGGAACAGTGCGCGAGAAGAGTCGTAACCAGCCGCTCCCCGGAGCGGGAGTGCGGGTGGACATCGCCTATAGCTACACGGATACATCTCAAGGAAAGCCCGTAACCCGAGTCGATTTCCAGTTTGCCGGTTTCACCCGAACGGATTCCCAGGGACGCTACACGCTTCACGTTCCTCCCGGAAAGACAGTCAAGCTCAGTCTTGAGGGGACGTTTAGCCCGCGCTTCCCAGCACCGTCGGCGCGGGTATTCCAAGGGAGAGAAGGAGAGACACACACCATAGACTTCTCCCCCGTTAGTCCGATGCCTCTGGAGGGGATCGTCGTGGATAGCACAGGCAAGCCGGTTGAGGGGGCAACGGTGCAAGAGCAACACGTCATGGGGATTGCCGCCACTACCAATGCACGTGGGCACTTTTCTATCCCAGAGTGGCAGCTTCCCATGGGGGTGTACGGTGGCTGGGCCAGCAACGACCGTGGAAAGCGCACCAAGGGAGTTCTTGTCGCAAATGACTTCCAGCTCTTTGCCCAAAAAGGAGTTCTCTCCGGGAGGGCCACCGTGGGATTTAACCAGAAAGCGCCGGTGCGAGTTGTTCTCGTGGCGGGCAAGGTCATCACCGTGCGTGGCAGAGTGGTGAGTGCCTTTGGTGAGCCACTCTCTGGCGTGAAGATTCGAGTCATGCCCCTCAACCCAGAGCCACGAGACCGAGAGAATGGCTTGGCACCCGAGAGCCTCTCTCTCACCACGGATGCAGACGGGCGCTTCGAGGGCTTGCTCCACTCCGTGGGGAAGGTCATGGCGGCCATCTGGAAGGAAGGCTGGTCGCACCAGTCGGTTCGAGGGATGAAGGTCCTCCCCCTCGGGAGCACGGCTGAGCTGGGGACGCTGCAGCTAACCAAGGCGGACGCGGTTCTTGCCGGTAAGGTGGTGGATCGCCAGGGGAGCCCTATTGCGGGTGTGTCCTTGCATGTCTTTGGCGGGGCCATCCTTACACAGACAACCAAGACCGATGCGGCGGGCCGCTTCTTTGTCTCCAACATCGTTCCAGGCAGCACGCTCAGCGCCAATCTTGCAGGCATGATGAAGGGCAAACGGGTTCAGGCCTACCGCTATCGTATCCCCGCCAACCGAAAAGATATCGTCTTCTGCCTCGACGGCCCGGATGGATTTAGCACACGCTAG
- the trxA gene encoding thioredoxin, which translates to MSSVFTADLKGIVVPCPSCGQKNRIPYERLAAHGTCGKCEASLPLVHAPVDIPSTAVFNAVRGASSLPVLVDFWAAWCGPCRMVAPQLEKVAEQEAGLTLIVKVNTEALPGLSAQYNIQGIPALLLFKNGSLVAEQAGAQPASAIREFIYR; encoded by the coding sequence ATGAGTAGTGTTTTCACCGCCGATCTAAAAGGCATTGTCGTACCGTGCCCGTCGTGTGGCCAGAAAAACCGCATCCCCTACGAGCGTCTTGCCGCGCACGGCACCTGCGGCAAGTGCGAGGCGAGCCTGCCGCTGGTCCATGCGCCCGTGGACATTCCCAGCACGGCGGTCTTCAATGCGGTGCGGGGCGCGAGCTCGCTCCCCGTTCTGGTCGATTTCTGGGCGGCGTGGTGCGGCCCGTGTCGCATGGTCGCGCCGCAGCTGGAGAAAGTGGCCGAGCAAGAGGCGGGGCTGACCCTGATCGTCAAGGTCAACACCGAGGCGCTGCCCGGACTCTCGGCGCAGTACAACATCCAGGGGATTCCGGCGCTCCTGCTCTTTAAAAACGGCAGCTTGGTTGCGGAGCAAGCGGGCGCACAACCTGCCTCCGCAATCCGGGAATTTATCTACCGCTGA
- a CDS encoding DUF4058 family protein yields the protein MPSPFPGMDPWLESPEHWHNVHQILITLIAAQLNRILPEGFAATIDENIYLLSPGDRFLPDVAILRTSNNFATAPNLPGASGAVLTATMPYEIVEEADEVREPFVKVISTNAQRTVVTVIEVLSPINKTGAGREQYRKKQLEILESAAHLLEIDLLRGGQHTVAVEQRSLTAQYRGFWDYIVCLHRAGVGNRFTCWPVGLFDPLPTIFVPLTVGSPELTLDLGALFSRCYDEGPFRRTVDYSQVPTPRLKPSEAQWAAEWLKQE from the coding sequence ATGCCGTCTCCGTTTCCTGGGATGGACCCGTGGCTGGAGAGCCCAGAGCACTGGCACAATGTCCACCAAATCTTGATCACACTAATCGCTGCGCAGCTCAATCGAATACTCCCCGAGGGGTTTGCGGCGACAATTGATGAAAATATTTATCTTCTGTCGCCCGGGGATCGGTTTCTGCCCGATGTTGCGATCTTGCGTACGAGCAATAACTTTGCGACTGCTCCCAATCTCCCTGGTGCTTCCGGTGCGGTGTTAACGGCGACAATGCCGTATGAGATTGTTGAAGAAGCCGACGAAGTACGGGAGCCTTTTGTCAAAGTGATCTCGACCAACGCACAACGCACGGTGGTGACAGTGATTGAGGTACTCAGTCCGATCAATAAGACAGGGGCGGGGCGGGAGCAGTACCGCAAAAAACAGCTGGAGATTTTGGAAAGTGCCGCCCACTTGCTAGAGATTGATCTCTTGCGTGGGGGCCAGCACACCGTTGCGGTGGAGCAACGAAGCCTCACCGCGCAGTACCGAGGGTTCTGGGACTATATCGTCTGTCTCCACCGGGCGGGAGTGGGGAACCGCTTTACCTGCTGGCCGGTGGGGCTGTTTGACCCGTTGCCGACGATCTTTGTCCCACTCACTGTGGGGAGCCCTGAGCTTACTCTCGATCTCGGGGCACTTTTTTCCCGCTGCTATGACGAAGGTCCGTTTCGGCGCACGGTAGACTACTCGCAAGTGCCCACACCGCGTTTGAAGCCTTCCGAGGCACAGTGGGCAGCGGAGTGGCTTAAGCAAGAGTGA